One stretch of Akkermansia sp. RCC_12PD DNA includes these proteins:
- a CDS encoding ABC transporter ATP-binding protein, protein MITAANLHRSYSIGKKSIEILHGVNLHIAAGEKVFLCGPSGAGKTTLMYTLAGLETPQEGKVTINGTDIYSLSATGRSIFRNRNMGFIFQNYLLMPELTALENACLASSIGKRPRMEYVTELMDRVGLSHRLNHLPGELSGGEQQRVAIARALANDAPIIFADEPTGNLDRKNGAEVLDLLFGLADESRKTLVIVTHDEHLARRGDRIITIMDGQAV, encoded by the coding sequence GTGATTACCGCCGCCAACCTCCACCGCAGCTATTCCATCGGCAAGAAGTCCATTGAGATTCTGCACGGGGTGAACCTGCACATTGCCGCCGGGGAAAAGGTGTTCCTGTGCGGTCCCAGCGGTGCCGGGAAGACGACGCTGATGTATACGCTCGCCGGTCTGGAAACACCCCAGGAGGGCAAAGTGACGATCAACGGCACGGATATTTACTCCCTGTCTGCCACGGGGCGCTCCATTTTCCGCAACAGGAACATGGGGTTCATTTTCCAGAACTATTTGCTCATGCCGGAATTGACGGCCCTGGAAAACGCCTGCCTGGCTTCCTCCATCGGTAAAAGGCCGCGCATGGAGTATGTCACGGAACTGATGGACCGTGTGGGCCTGTCCCACCGCCTGAATCATCTGCCGGGCGAATTGAGCGGCGGAGAACAACAGCGTGTAGCCATTGCACGTGCGCTCGCGAATGACGCCCCCATCATTTTTGCGGATGAACCTACCGGGAATCTGGACAGGAAGAATGGCGCGGAAGTCCTTGATCTTTTGTTCGGTCTGGCGGACGAGTCCCGCAAAACACTGGTGATCGTGACTCATGACGAACACCTGGCCCGGCGGGGCGACCGCATCATCACGATTATGGACGGCCAGGCCGTTTGA
- a CDS encoding M28 family peptidase: protein MPAAWPGCWPWGACLKAYPPQYTIELIAYANEEPPYFATEHMGSAQHARKLYTEQIGVKAMICLEMIGYFSDKENSQTYPGPGMGTLYPDKGNFIAIVGNWNSVRLGRDIQKSMRPFLPTVRLNLPQIKGMCMDFSDHRNFWAKDMPAVMITDTSFFRNPNYHQPGDLPETLDYRRMAQVVCGVHQAVLHLAAEEK, encoded by the coding sequence ATGCCAGCGGCGTGGCCGGGCTGCTGGCCCTGGGGCGCATGCTTAAAGGCATATCCCCCCCAATACACCATTGAGCTCATCGCCTACGCCAACGAGGAACCCCCGTACTTTGCCACGGAACACATGGGAAGCGCGCAGCACGCCCGGAAGCTTTACACGGAACAAATAGGCGTCAAAGCCATGATCTGCCTGGAAATGATCGGCTACTTCTCCGACAAGGAAAACAGCCAGACCTATCCGGGGCCCGGCATGGGGACGCTGTATCCGGACAAGGGAAACTTCATCGCCATCGTAGGCAACTGGAACAGCGTCAGGCTGGGCCGCGACATCCAGAAAAGCATGCGTCCCTTCCTTCCCACCGTCCGACTCAACCTGCCGCAGATCAAGGGCATGTGCATGGACTTCTCCGACCACCGCAACTTCTGGGCTAAAGACATGCCTGCCGTGATGATCACGGACACGTCCTTCTTCCGCAACCCGAACTACCACCAGCCCGGAGACCTTCCGGAAACGCTGGACTACCGCCGCATGGCCCAAGTGGTCTGCGGCGTCCACCAGGCCGTTCTGCATCTGGCGGCGGAAGAAAAATAA
- a CDS encoding OmpH family outer membrane protein yields the protein MAFSATANAELKVATVDVQKLFADYYKTHEAQAEVDKAAQAVQQDNNTRAESIKKMEADFTEMVKKLQDPSLNEKDKKDLEQKAQITRQQAIALEQERRTFVERQLKSLQEQMKLRSTNIMGEITKVAEGIATKSNYDLVLDKSAQALRSNNVFVYTKPSMDITPTVMKELNKDAPAGFDPTKKKTPAVPAAPAAPAK from the coding sequence ATGGCATTCAGCGCCACTGCCAACGCCGAACTGAAAGTAGCTACAGTGGACGTGCAGAAACTCTTTGCCGACTACTACAAAACGCATGAAGCCCAGGCGGAAGTGGACAAGGCGGCGCAGGCGGTCCAGCAGGATAACAACACCCGTGCGGAAAGCATCAAGAAGATGGAAGCCGATTTCACCGAAATGGTCAAAAAGCTCCAGGACCCTTCCCTGAATGAAAAGGACAAAAAAGACCTGGAACAGAAAGCCCAGATCACGCGCCAGCAGGCGATTGCCCTGGAACAGGAACGCCGCACTTTTGTGGAGCGCCAGCTCAAATCCCTTCAGGAACAAATGAAACTGCGTTCCACCAACATCATGGGTGAAATCACCAAGGTTGCGGAAGGCATCGCCACCAAGAGCAACTATGACCTTGTTCTGGACAAGAGCGCCCAGGCTCTCCGTTCCAACAACGTCTTCGTTTACACCAAGCCCAGCATGGACATCACCCCCACCGTGATGAAGGAACTCAACAAGGATGCGCCCGCGGGCTTTGATCCTACCAAGAAAAAGACACCGGCCGTTCCCGCCGCGCCTGCGGCTCCGGCCAAGTAA
- the panC gene encoding pantoate--beta-alanine ligase: MQTFSTKAQLKGALSKHRRQNDPVVLVPTMGALHSGHRSLLEQARKLAGEDGVVVASIFVNPIQFNNTSDLLTYPRTPEKDLELCEAAGVDYVFSPAPEEMYAGERSISVEEGFLSTTLCGASRPGHFSGVCTVLAKLFNLVQPTDAIFGKKDYQQLAIIRRMVRDLDIPVRIHGAEIVRHENGLAYSSRNARLSPEQKEQAVVIRKAMLQARDEFRYGTGVREVKDHAAAVIEAVPGTRIDYLEIVDAETMQPLEGNREPALMAAAVYFGDVRLIDNIEL, from the coding sequence ATGCAAACTTTTTCGACCAAGGCTCAGTTGAAGGGAGCCCTGTCCAAACACCGCCGGCAGAATGATCCCGTTGTTCTCGTTCCCACGATGGGGGCTCTCCACAGCGGCCACCGTTCCCTGCTGGAGCAGGCCAGGAAGCTGGCCGGGGAGGACGGCGTAGTGGTAGCCAGCATTTTCGTCAACCCCATCCAGTTCAATAACACTTCCGACTTGCTGACCTACCCCCGCACTCCGGAGAAGGACCTGGAGTTGTGCGAAGCCGCCGGAGTGGATTACGTGTTTTCCCCGGCTCCGGAAGAGATGTATGCTGGAGAGCGCAGCATCAGCGTGGAGGAAGGTTTTTTGTCCACTACGCTGTGCGGGGCGTCACGGCCGGGACATTTTTCCGGAGTTTGCACGGTTTTGGCCAAACTTTTCAACCTGGTGCAGCCTACGGACGCCATCTTCGGGAAGAAGGATTACCAGCAACTGGCAATTATCCGCCGCATGGTGCGCGACCTGGATATTCCGGTGCGCATCCACGGTGCGGAGATCGTGCGGCATGAGAACGGCCTTGCCTATTCTTCCCGGAACGCCCGGCTGTCTCCGGAGCAGAAGGAACAGGCCGTCGTGATACGGAAGGCCATGCTCCAGGCCAGGGACGAGTTCAGGTACGGGACGGGAGTCCGGGAAGTGAAGGATCATGCCGCCGCGGTGATTGAAGCCGTTCCCGGCACGCGGATCGACTACCTGGAGATTGTGGACGCGGAGACCATGCAGCCCCTGGAGGGGAACCGGGAGCCGGCCCTGATGGCCGCCGCCGTGTATTTCGGCGACGTGCGTCTTATCGACAATATAGAACTTTAA